One Microcaecilia unicolor chromosome 8, aMicUni1.1, whole genome shotgun sequence DNA window includes the following coding sequences:
- the FAM83C gene encoding protein FAM83C: MLSSELSRQGQRFSGPLRSRVEDLKNRWRQSSPLNLSHNESARLAMDALIEKGEEGYLRALAEEKELSFLSSLDIQYIGSCMNAATSGLPTARSQSRAESLMEEDGISEQTSGTYFPLMSDLEPPMLELGWPELPHSTTANPIQVHVLFQREKSSNIKDCLRSLINKARKVIAVVMDLFTDVDILCDLVEASSKRKVPVYLLLDNNNLKYFIEMCDKMGFTKLHFHNLKVRTLTGDTYYTKSGKKFSGQSLTKFLMVDCEEVVTGSYSFSWLSGHIHSNIVIHLTGSIVEGFDQEFRYLYANSDVVDHFCELEEKNISTGHHIPIIIQPIQRSTEMYTPGLSNHSSSPSSCSVSSLKASPYIKNSIGNTVHQDKEPFAGHIVQHRRAFYNPKVNFLNQDRRQSEPHKILEKTLGLFGQQRKTNLGNLSTILSKSTPNLNCEEPTENASYLGIRSGVRKKTTGLQPEFKALPHMKSDLPLNAKITNDASQTGAADEKKEAVISPTGSKNESSSENVSNGNRNKKRSTLGHSNLDMMMKYNKMHPNPLYSRFGS, translated from the exons ATGCTGAGCTCTGAGCTCTCCAGACAAGGCCAGCGGTTCTCTGGGCCACTGAGGAGCAGAGTGGAAGATCTGAAGAACCGATGGCGTCAGAGCTCCCCACTCAACCTCAGCCACAATGAGAGTGCCAGGTTGGCCATGGATGCTCTGATAGAGAAGGGCGAAGAGGGCTACCTGCGAGCTCTGGCCGAAGAAAAGGAACTGTCCTTTCTTTCCAGCTTAGACATTCAGTACATTGGCAGCTGTATGAATGCAGCCACCTCAGGGTTACCTACAGCCAGATCACAATCCAGAGCTGAATCTCTCATGGAGGAAGATGGCATCTCGGAGCAAACATCTGGCACTTATTTCCCCCTCATGTCGGACCTGGAGCCCCCCATGCTGGAGCTGGGCTGGCCAGAACTTCCACACTCTACCACGGCTAACCCCATTCAGGTGCATGTCTTATTCCAGAGAGAGAAGTCCAGCAACATCAAAGACTGTTTGCGATCACTCATAAACAAAGCAAGAAAG GTGATTGCAGTGGTTATGGACCTGTTCACCGATGTTGATATTCTCTGTGATCTCGTAGAAGCTTCTAGCAAAAGAAAAGTTCCCGTCTACCTACTGCTAGATAATAACAACCTGAAGTATTTCATCGAAATGTGTGATAAGATGGGTTTCACCAAGCTCCATTTTCAT AACTTGAAAGTTCGCACTCTGACAGGAGACACTTACTACACGAAGTCAGGAAAGAAGTTTTCTGGACAGAGTTTGACAAAATTTCTAATGGTTGATTGTGAAGAAGTTGTAACTGGTAGCTACAG TTTTAGTTGGCTTTCAGGTCACATTCACAGCAATATAGTGATCCATCTGACTGGAAGCATTGTAGAAGGTTTTGACCAAGAGTTTCGATACCTATATGCAAACTCCGATGTCGTTGACCATTTTTGTGAATTAGAAGAAAAGAACATTTCAACTGGTCATCATATACCAATAATTATACAACCAATCCAAAGAAGCACGGAAATGTACACACCAGGACTCTCTAATCACTCCAGTAGCCCCTCCAGCTGTAGTGTATCAAGCCTAAAGGCCTCTCCTTACATAAAAAACTCAATCGGTAACACAGTCCATCAAGATAAAGAGCCATTTGCTGGTCATATCGTCCAGCACCGAAGGGCATTTTATAATCCAAAGGTAAATTTCCTTAACCAAGATCGGAGGCAGTCAGAGCCTCATAAAATCCTGGAGAAGACACTTGGTCTGTTCGGccaacaaagaaagaccaatcTTGGGAATTTGagcaccatattatcgaaatcaACACCTAATTTGAACTGTGAGGAGCCAACAGAAAACGCTTCTTATCTTGGCATAAGATCAGGTGTCAGAAAGAAAACCACAGGTCTACAGCCAGAGTTCAAGGCTCTGCCCCACATGAAAAGTGATCTGCCACTCAATGCCAAGATAACAAATGATGCATCACAGACTGGAGCTGCTGATGAGAAGAAAGAGGCAGTAATAAGTCCCACTGGAAGCAAGAATGAGTCATCGTCAGAGAATGTCAGCAATGGGAACAGAAACAAAAAGAGAAGCACTCTAGGACACAGCAATCTGGATATGATGATGAAGTACAATAAAATGCACCCAAACCCACTATATAGTCGCTTTGGGTCATGA